In Arachis stenosperma cultivar V10309 chromosome 1, arast.V10309.gnm1.PFL2, whole genome shotgun sequence, one DNA window encodes the following:
- the LOC130943223 gene encoding phospholipase A1-Ibeta2, chloroplastic-like produces the protein MMQVISSTIPAHNLHMFQARRASFRCHLSPLNPDNNNGKLTSSPSSCSTSAPKKALTSTTDSTRLHLANLDRLLHKDSPPPPLTQLANQQQEQQNGVKEREQTTTEKRGKSVLEGLNLARLWPDMKATEEMSPRHLKRLQRMLSKTAEYSPRNALGSRWREYHGSNDWKGMLDPLDENLRREVVRYGEFIQAAYHSFHSNPAMSEEGPPSHRHVALPDRYYRVTKSLYATSSINMPKWIDDVAPDLGWMTQRSSWIGYVAVCDDKREIARMGRRDIVISLRGTATCLEWAENMRAQLNDMPEEGQGKPKVECGFLSLFKTEGTHVPSLAESVIEEVKRLMEMYEGETLSITITGHSLGAALALLVANEITTRVPEVPSVAVFSFGGPKVGNKAFGDKITAQGVKVLRIVNSQDVITRVPGMFVSEELEQTIRNSKIGGVLDMFDDNTPLAYSHVGAELRVDTKMSPFLKPDADMACCHDLEAYLHLVDGFLASNCPFRANAKRSLARLMQDQSANVKKLYISKAKALSLNLERQGSFSMSLERQGSFSMSGCLPSPS, from the coding sequence ATGATGCAGGTGATCAGTTCTACTATTCCGGCACACAATCTTCACATGTTCCAAGCAAGGCGGGCTAGCTTTAGGTGCCATCTTTCTCCCTTGAACCCCGACAACAACAACGGTAAGCTGACGTCATCGCCTTCTTCTTGTTCCACGTCAGCACCCAAGAAGGCACTAACCTCCACCACCGACTCAACTCGCTTGCACCTTGCTAACCTCGACAGGCTCCTCCACAAGGACTCGCCGCCACCACCATTGACACAACTCGCTAACCAACAACAAGAACAGCAGAACGGCGTCAAGGAAAGGGAGCAAACCACTACTGAGAAGAGGGGGAAGAGTGTTTTGGAAGGTCTCAACTTGGCGAGGTTGTGGCCTGACATGAAGGCCACGGAGGAGATGTCGCCACGCCACCTCAAACGCCTTCAGCGGATGCTGTCCAAGACGGCGGAGTACTCGCCGCGGAACGCCCTCGGAAGCCGGTGGAGGGAGTACCACGGCAGCAACGACTGGAAGGGGATGTTAGATCCCCTTGATGAGAATCTCCGCCGCGAGGTGGTCCGATACGGCGAGTTCATCCAAGCGGCGTACCATTCCTTCCACTCCAATCCCGCCATGTCGGAAGAGGGACCCCCGTCTCATCGCCACGTTGCACTTCCCGACAGGTACTACAGGGTCACCAAGAGTCTGTATGCCACGTCATCGATTAACATGCCAAAATGGATTGATGATGTGGCACCAGATCTTGGATGGATGACCCAGAGATCCAGTTGGATTGGGTACGTTGCAGTTTGCGATGACAAAAGGGAGATTGCAAGGATGGGCAGGAGGGACATAGTTATCTCCCTCCGTGGAACCGCGACGTGTCTTGAATGGGCTGAGAACATGCGGGCACAATTGAATGACATGCCCGAGGAGGGCCAAGGAAAGCCCAAGGTGGAGTGTGGGTTCTTGAGTTTGTTCAAGACAGAAGGAACTCACGTGCCAAGCCTGGCAGAGTCCGTGATCGAAGAAGTGAAGCGACTCATGGAAATGTACGAAGGAGAAACATTGAGCATAACCATCACCGGCCATAGTTTGGGTGCGGCATTGGCTTTATTAGTGGCTAATGAGATAACTACTCGTGTCCCTGAAGTGCCTTCTGTGGCAGTTTTTTCTTTTGGTGGGCCTAAAGTTGGTAACAAGGCCTTTGGTGACAAAATCACTGCCCAAGGAGTTAAAGTTCTAAGAATTGTGAATTCCCAAGATGTAATCACTAGAGTACCCGGCATGTTTGTAAGCGAAGAGCTTGAGCAAACGATAAGGAACTCTAAAATTGGCGGTGTCCTTGACATGTTTGATGACAACACGCCCCTCGCTTACTCCCATGTGGGAGCCGAGCTGCGAGTTGACACCAAGATGTCGCCGTTTTTGAAGCCGGACGCTGACATGGCCTGTTGTCATGACTTGGAAGCATACCTTCATTTGGTGGATGGGTTTTTGGCTTCTAATTGTCCCTTTAGGGCGAATGCTAAAAGAAGCTTGGCAAGGTTAATGCAAGATCAAAGTGCTAATGTAAAGAAATTGTATATTAGTAAGGCTAAAGCCTTGAGTTTGAATCTTGAAAGACAAGGATCCTTCTCCATGTCACTTGAGAGGCAAGGATCGTTCTCAATGTCTGGTTGTTTGCCTAGCCCATCATAA